In Luteitalea sp. TBR-22, one genomic interval encodes:
- a CDS encoding bifunctional SulP family inorganic anion transporter/carbonic anhydrase has product MARSNVTLAAPPARRPGLFSAPRQDVLASLVVFLIAIPLSLGIALASGAPIMAGLIAGIVGGLVTGVVAGAPLQVTGPAAGLTAIVFGLVEQFGDWRLVGAAIVLGGLIQMALGAARIARLCLAVSPAVVHGMLAGIGITIALAQLHVVLGGAPESHALKNLQELPAQLRDLHAPAAFLGLATIALLLAWQWVPRPLSAVPASLVAVMTATGASLLLGLDVERINLQGGFSAGLQLAAWPSAAHWTAVLIGGVTVAAVASVESLLCAVATDKLHDGPRANLDRELVGQGLANTISGLLGGLPVTGVIVRSSANINAGAKSQLSAILHSVWILLFVLLLGWGIEMIPLCVLAGLLVHVGMRLVDAHHIRTLMTFRESLIYLITVTGVVVLGLLPGIGVGLALAVVLLLKRLSETNVQVEEDQGRYHVRIGGSMTFVGIPSLTTALERIPAGSHVDVDLTVDFMDHAAFEALHAWRVSHERLGGTVDIDELHEHWYANAAKGTPHFDKSRLDGLLGALRRRARKETSMAATATDGTEPLLQGAAAFNATTSRDVRPLLSHLADVGQTPQALFITCADSRIVPADLVNADPGDIFVLRNIGNIVPSWTQAPGGDDSVGSAIEFAVDVLKVHSIVVCGHSECGAMKALLGGHETLGGSLSRWLSHGTSSLTRHATMGMGKAPVHPSATSPHNDLARTNVIEQLDRLRTYPSVARGLEAGTLRLYGWYFDLKRAKVTVWDQAAERFVDAGAEVQALEPPVRATA; this is encoded by the coding sequence ATGGCCAGGTCCAACGTCACGCTTGCTGCGCCCCCGGCCCGTCGTCCGGGACTCTTCTCCGCGCCGCGCCAGGACGTCCTGGCGTCGCTGGTCGTGTTCCTCATCGCCATCCCGTTGTCGCTCGGCATCGCGCTGGCGTCGGGCGCTCCCATCATGGCCGGCCTCATCGCCGGCATCGTCGGTGGCCTGGTCACCGGCGTGGTCGCCGGCGCACCGCTGCAGGTGACCGGTCCTGCGGCCGGGCTCACCGCCATCGTGTTCGGCCTCGTCGAGCAGTTCGGCGACTGGCGGCTCGTCGGCGCGGCGATCGTGCTGGGCGGTCTCATCCAGATGGCCCTCGGCGCGGCGCGCATCGCCCGGCTCTGTCTCGCGGTCTCGCCGGCCGTGGTCCACGGCATGCTCGCAGGCATTGGTATCACGATTGCGCTGGCTCAGCTGCACGTCGTGCTCGGTGGCGCGCCGGAGAGCCACGCGCTGAAGAACCTGCAGGAGTTGCCGGCGCAGTTGCGCGACCTGCACGCGCCGGCGGCGTTCCTCGGACTGGCGACGATCGCGCTGTTGCTGGCCTGGCAGTGGGTGCCCAGGCCGCTCTCGGCCGTGCCCGCCTCCCTGGTGGCGGTCATGACGGCCACTGGCGCGTCGCTACTGCTCGGTCTCGACGTCGAGCGCATCAACCTGCAGGGCGGCTTTTCCGCGGGGCTGCAATTGGCGGCGTGGCCCTCGGCCGCACACTGGACGGCGGTATTGATCGGTGGGGTCACGGTAGCGGCCGTAGCCAGCGTGGAATCCCTGCTGTGCGCCGTCGCGACCGACAAACTCCACGATGGCCCACGCGCCAACCTCGATCGGGAGCTCGTCGGCCAGGGGCTGGCCAACACGATCTCCGGCCTGCTCGGCGGCTTGCCGGTGACGGGCGTCATCGTCAGGTCGTCGGCCAACATCAACGCCGGGGCCAAGTCGCAGCTGTCGGCCATCCTGCACAGCGTCTGGATCCTGCTGTTCGTGCTGTTGCTCGGCTGGGGGATCGAGATGATCCCGCTCTGCGTGCTGGCCGGCCTGCTGGTGCACGTGGGGATGCGGCTCGTCGACGCCCACCACATCCGCACGTTGATGACCTTCCGGGAGTCGCTGATCTACCTCATCACCGTCACCGGCGTGGTCGTGCTCGGGCTCCTGCCGGGGATCGGCGTCGGGCTGGCCCTCGCCGTGGTGCTCCTGCTCAAGCGGCTGTCGGAGACCAACGTGCAGGTGGAGGAAGACCAGGGGCGCTACCACGTGCGGATCGGCGGCTCGATGACCTTCGTGGGCATTCCGAGCCTGACGACGGCCCTCGAGCGGATTCCGGCCGGCAGCCACGTGGACGTGGACCTGACGGTGGACTTCATGGATCACGCCGCCTTCGAGGCGCTCCACGCCTGGCGCGTGTCGCACGAGCGCCTCGGCGGCACCGTGGACATCGACGAACTGCACGAGCACTGGTACGCCAACGCGGCCAAGGGCACGCCGCACTTCGACAAGTCGCGCCTCGACGGCCTGCTCGGGGCGCTCCGGCGCCGGGCGCGCAAGGAGACGTCGATGGCGGCGACCGCGACCGACGGGACCGAGCCCCTGCTGCAGGGGGCGGCCGCCTTCAACGCGACGACCTCCCGCGACGTCAGGCCGCTGCTGAGCCACCTGGCCGACGTCGGCCAGACCCCGCAGGCCCTCTTCATCACCTGCGCCGACTCGCGCATCGTGCCGGCCGACCTGGTCAACGCCGATCCGGGCGACATCTTCGTACTCCGCAACATCGGCAACATCGTGCCTTCGTGGACGCAGGCGCCCGGCGGAGACGACTCGGTGGGCTCGGCGATCGAGTTCGCCGTCGACGTGTTGAAGGTGCACAGCATCGTCGTGTGCGGGCACTCGGAGTGCGGCGCCATGAAGGCGCTGCTCGGCGGTCACGAGACGCTGGGCGGCTCGCTGTCGCGTTGGCTGTCGCACGGCACCTCGTCGCTCACGCGGCACGCCACGATGGGGATGGGGAAGGCGCCGGTGCATCCGTCGGCCACCTCGCCTCACAACGACTTGGCGCGGACCAACGTCATCGAGCAACTCGATCGCCTGCGCACCTACCCATCGGTGGCGCGGGGCCTCGAGGCCGGGACCTTGCGGTTGTACGGGTGGTACTTCGACCTGAAGCGGGCCAAGGTCACGGTGTGGGACCAGGCCGCCGAGCGGTTCGTGGACGCCGGCGCCGAGGTGCAGGCACTGGAGCCGCCGGTGCGCGCCACCGCCTGA
- a CDS encoding glucose-1-phosphate adenylyltransferase, whose protein sequence is MHSVLTLILGGGRGNRLFPLTWTRSKPAVPIGGKYRLIDVPVSNCLHANLRRIFVLTQFNSASLNRHVAQSYRLDHFSQGFVDILAAEQTPDSTSWFQGTADAVRQAWRHFHSMPADHILILAGDHLYRMNLGELITDHIEQDADVTIAAQPCDPETSTQMGIFLFDGAGQISGFEEKPNLERLGQIGQSVPRDSRVASWISPQRPFIASMGIYVFSKQVLLDALEQYADAVDFGKEIIPAVINTHRVRAFLYRGYWEDVGTIGSFFEANLKLTDPRPAFTFHDATCPIYTHPRFLAGSTLQGARVNRAVVAEGCVLDQCEIDRAVVGIRTQVRAGAKITNTVLLGADYYNREVDDTGVPLGIGKDVVLDRVIVDKNARVGDGARLVNAAGVQEADGNGYFIREGIIIVPKGATISPGTIV, encoded by the coding sequence ATGCATTCGGTGCTGACCCTCATCCTGGGTGGTGGCCGCGGGAACCGGCTCTTCCCGCTCACGTGGACCCGCTCCAAGCCGGCCGTGCCGATCGGCGGCAAGTACCGCCTCATCGACGTGCCGGTGAGCAACTGCCTGCACGCCAACCTGCGCCGCATCTTCGTGCTCACGCAGTTCAACTCGGCGTCGCTCAACCGGCACGTGGCCCAGAGCTACCGCCTCGACCACTTCTCGCAGGGCTTCGTCGACATCCTCGCCGCCGAGCAGACGCCCGACAGCACCTCGTGGTTCCAGGGGACCGCCGATGCGGTGCGGCAGGCGTGGCGGCACTTCCACTCGATGCCGGCCGACCACATCCTGATCCTGGCCGGCGACCACCTGTACCGGATGAACCTGGGCGAGTTGATCACCGACCACATCGAGCAGGACGCCGACGTGACGATCGCCGCGCAGCCGTGCGATCCGGAGACCTCCACCCAGATGGGGATCTTCCTGTTCGACGGGGCCGGCCAGATCTCGGGCTTCGAGGAGAAGCCGAACCTCGAGCGCCTCGGGCAGATCGGCCAGAGCGTCCCCCGCGACAGCCGCGTCGCCTCCTGGATCTCGCCGCAACGCCCCTTCATCGCGTCGATGGGGATTTACGTGTTCTCCAAGCAGGTGCTGCTCGACGCGCTCGAGCAGTACGCCGATGCGGTCGACTTCGGCAAGGAGATCATCCCGGCGGTGATCAACACGCACCGGGTGCGCGCCTTCCTGTACCGGGGCTACTGGGAGGACGTCGGGACCATCGGGTCGTTCTTCGAGGCGAACCTGAAGCTCACCGACCCCAGGCCGGCCTTCACGTTCCACGACGCGACCTGCCCGATCTACACGCATCCGCGCTTCCTCGCCGGCTCCACCCTCCAGGGCGCGCGCGTCAACCGGGCCGTCGTCGCCGAGGGATGCGTGCTCGACCAGTGCGAGATCGACCGCGCCGTGGTGGGCATCCGCACGCAGGTGCGCGCCGGCGCGAAGATCACCAACACCGTGCTGCTCGGCGCCGACTACTACAACCGCGAAGTGGACGACACCGGCGTGCCGCTCGGCATCGGCAAGGACGTGGTGCTCGACCGGGTGATCGTCGACAAGAACGCGCGCGTCGGCGACGGCGCGCGACTGGTCAACGCCGCCGGCGTCCAGGAGGCCGACGGCAACGGCTACTTCATCCGCGAGGGCATCATCATCGTGCCCAAGGGCGCGACGATCTCGCCGGGCACGATCGTCTGA
- a CDS encoding DUF47 domain-containing protein, whose product MARFSLIPKDGRFFDDFIQLAQEIKKASAVLVDMLSGDMPRWDAADELKALEHQCDQVAHDALHRLNQTFVTPLDREDIHTLILYLDNVMDMMDAAGGCIRLYRVQSLRYGARELAAIIQKCADQILLATQKLESRQGIDPFVVEINRLENEADQIHREAIGRLFSEETNAIEVMKWKEILDLLERATDECEDVANEIEGVVVKYA is encoded by the coding sequence GTGGCTCGATTCAGCCTGATTCCCAAAGACGGCCGGTTCTTCGACGACTTCATCCAACTGGCCCAGGAGATCAAGAAGGCCTCGGCCGTGCTCGTCGACATGCTCTCCGGCGACATGCCGCGCTGGGACGCCGCCGACGAACTGAAGGCGCTCGAGCACCAGTGCGACCAGGTCGCCCACGATGCGCTCCATCGCCTCAACCAGACCTTCGTCACGCCGCTGGACCGCGAGGACATCCACACGCTGATCCTGTACCTGGACAACGTCATGGACATGATGGACGCCGCCGGTGGCTGCATCCGCCTCTATCGCGTGCAGTCGCTGCGGTACGGCGCCCGCGAACTGGCCGCCATCATCCAGAAGTGCGCCGACCAGATCCTGCTGGCCACGCAGAAGCTCGAGAGCCGCCAGGGCATCGACCCCTTCGTGGTCGAGATCAACCGGCTCGAGAACGAGGCCGACCAGATCCATCGCGAGGCCATCGGCCGGCTGTTCTCCGAGGAGACCAACGCCATCGAGGTCATGAAGTGGAAGGAAATCCTCGACCTGCTCGAGCGGGCCACCGACGAATGCGAGGACGTCGCCAACGAGATTGAAGGCGTCGTCGTCAAGTACGCCTAG
- a CDS encoding inorganic phosphate transporter, protein MDAALPVVIVLVILALAFDYINGFHDAANSIATVVSTRVLSPGQAVIWAAFFNFVAAFAFGTAVAKTVGSGMVDLKVVTFAVIGAGLTGAIVWNLITWYYGLPTSSSHALFGGYAGAAVAKAGLPAIIWSGWTKTLIFIVIAPTVGLMVGLGTMTATFWIFRRTAPARVDALFRRLQLLSAALFSLMHGANDAQKTMGIITGVLFTAGYISTFDVPFWVVLSAHLAIGLGTLSGGWRIVRTMGTKITKLAPVGGFAAETGAAVAILIATLMGVGISTTHTITGSIVGVGATRRLSAVRWGVASRIVWAWVLTIPAAATVGAVTYGVLKVVGAD, encoded by the coding sequence ATGGACGCAGCCCTCCCCGTCGTCATCGTCCTGGTCATCCTGGCGCTGGCGTTCGACTACATCAACGGCTTCCACGACGCCGCCAACTCCATCGCCACGGTGGTGTCGACGCGCGTCCTGTCGCCCGGCCAGGCGGTCATCTGGGCCGCCTTCTTCAACTTCGTCGCCGCGTTCGCGTTCGGCACGGCGGTGGCCAAGACCGTCGGCTCCGGCATGGTCGATCTGAAGGTGGTGACCTTCGCCGTGATCGGCGCAGGGCTGACCGGCGCCATCGTCTGGAACCTGATCACCTGGTACTACGGCCTGCCCACCAGCTCGTCGCACGCCCTGTTCGGCGGCTACGCCGGGGCGGCCGTGGCCAAGGCCGGGCTGCCAGCCATCATCTGGTCGGGCTGGACCAAGACGCTCATCTTCATCGTCATCGCTCCGACGGTGGGCCTGATGGTCGGCCTCGGCACGATGACGGCCACCTTCTGGATCTTCCGCCGGACGGCGCCAGCCCGCGTCGACGCGCTGTTCCGCCGGCTGCAGCTGCTGTCGGCGGCCCTCTTCAGCCTCATGCACGGCGCCAACGACGCCCAGAAGACGATGGGCATCATCACCGGCGTGCTCTTCACCGCCGGCTACATCTCCACCTTCGACGTGCCGTTCTGGGTGGTCCTGTCGGCGCACCTGGCGATCGGGCTCGGCACGCTGTCGGGTGGCTGGCGCATCGTCAGGACGATGGGCACCAAGATCACCAAGCTGGCGCCGGTGGGCGGGTTCGCCGCCGAGACCGGAGCGGCCGTGGCCATCCTCATCGCGACGCTCATGGGCGTGGGCATCAGCACCACGCACACGATCACGGGCTCGATCGTCGGCGTCGGCGCCACGCGGCGCCTCTCGGCCGTCCGCTGGGGCGTCGCCAGCCGGATCGTGTGGGCGTGGGTGCTCACCATTCCGGCGGCCGCGACCGTCGGCGCGGTGACCTACGGCGTACTGAAGGTGGTCGGGGCCGACTGA
- a CDS encoding response regulator transcription factor, protein MTPAPMPGHDARSPAMLAASPPTRILVVEDEHDIAGLVKHALEREPGTRVEMVASGDAALRAVAERPPDLIVLDLNLPVLSGFEVCRILRSRPATRHLPIIMLTARTTEVDRVSGLDLGADDYVTKPFSLRELAARVRAVLRRPREAPERSATTAVYRGERLTADFSAVAVHVDGAPVRLTRREFELLQYLVENRGRVLSRDRLLEQVWGYDTQIETRSVDVHIGRLRAKLGPAGAQIETVVGLGYKFTES, encoded by the coding sequence GTGACGCCTGCGCCCATGCCGGGCCACGACGCCAGGTCGCCGGCCATGTTGGCAGCGTCCCCGCCCACCCGCATCCTGGTCGTCGAGGACGAGCACGACATCGCGGGCCTGGTGAAGCACGCGCTGGAGCGGGAGCCGGGCACCCGTGTCGAGATGGTCGCCAGCGGCGATGCCGCCCTGCGCGCCGTGGCCGAGCGCCCCCCCGACCTCATCGTGCTGGATCTCAACCTTCCGGTGCTCTCGGGATTCGAGGTCTGCCGCATCCTCCGATCGCGCCCGGCCACCAGGCACCTGCCGATCATCATGCTCACGGCACGCACGACGGAGGTCGATCGCGTGTCGGGCCTCGATCTCGGCGCCGACGACTACGTCACCAAGCCCTTCAGCCTGCGTGAGCTGGCGGCGCGCGTCCGCGCCGTGTTGCGGCGGCCACGCGAGGCCCCGGAACGCTCGGCCACCACCGCGGTGTACCGCGGCGAGCGCCTGACGGCAGACTTCTCCGCCGTCGCGGTCCACGTCGATGGCGCGCCCGTGCGGCTCACGCGTCGGGAGTTCGAACTGCTGCAGTACCTGGTGGAGAACCGCGGCCGCGTGCTCTCGCGCGATCGGCTGCTCGAGCAGGTGTGGGGCTACGACACGCAGATCGAGACGCGATCGGTCGACGTCCACATCGGGCGGCTGCGCGCGAAGCTGGGGCCGGCGGGCGCGCAGATCGAGACGGTCGTGGGTCTGGGCTACAAGTTCACGGAGTCGTAG
- a CDS encoding P1 family peptidase, with translation MHSRRRFVRECSTALAGSLAAARFAPAAAQGTAQGAGSLTDVPGIRVGHATDPRRPTGCTAILFDAPVIAGVDYDGSAPGEMLGVMLQPVSPLQHIHGLLLTGGGPMGLEAVSGVVRYLEQQKVGYDWGIPNVRIPIVVGAVIDDLALGDGRIRPDAGLAIRACEAATSAAVAEGSVGVGAGATVGKMFRGRKMGGMKGGVGTVAVRAGDIVVAALSVVNAAGDIRDWRTGRIVAGARNLDGRTFVDSAAQLRRDLEAVGPRAERRLDDEPFRATTLTVIATNAALDKTSLTKLAMMANTGAARAINPYHTNGDGDQVITISTGRVTSSASLTAIGAVAAEAASHAILRGVEQATGLEGWPAVRDLR, from the coding sequence ATGCACAGCCGTCGTCGTTTCGTCCGTGAGTGCTCGACCGCGCTTGCCGGCAGCCTGGCGGCCGCAAGGTTCGCCCCTGCGGCGGCTCAGGGGACAGCGCAGGGCGCCGGGTCGCTGACCGACGTCCCGGGCATTCGAGTGGGACACGCGACCGACCCGCGACGCCCCACCGGGTGCACCGCCATCCTCTTCGACGCGCCGGTGATCGCCGGGGTGGACTACGACGGATCCGCGCCCGGCGAGATGCTCGGCGTGATGCTGCAACCCGTCAGCCCACTGCAGCACATCCACGGACTGCTGCTCACCGGCGGCGGCCCGATGGGACTCGAGGCCGTGAGCGGCGTGGTGCGCTACCTCGAACAGCAGAAGGTCGGCTACGACTGGGGCATCCCCAACGTCCGCATCCCGATCGTGGTCGGGGCGGTGATCGATGACCTCGCGCTGGGCGATGGTCGCATCCGGCCGGATGCGGGCCTGGCCATCCGCGCCTGCGAGGCGGCGACCTCGGCCGCGGTGGCCGAGGGCAGTGTCGGGGTGGGGGCCGGGGCGACCGTCGGCAAGATGTTTCGCGGCCGCAAGATGGGCGGGATGAAGGGCGGCGTCGGGACGGTCGCGGTGCGGGCCGGCGACATCGTCGTCGCGGCGCTGAGCGTCGTCAACGCGGCGGGTGACATCCGGGACTGGAGGACGGGACGGATCGTGGCGGGCGCCCGCAACCTGGACGGCCGCACGTTCGTCGACAGCGCCGCGCAACTGCGACGCGATCTCGAGGCGGTCGGTCCGCGAGCGGAACGCCGCCTCGACGACGAGCCGTTCCGGGCCACGACGCTCACGGTCATCGCGACCAACGCGGCGCTGGACAAGACCAGCCTCACCAAGCTGGCGATGATGGCCAACACCGGCGCTGCGCGGGCCATCAACCCGTACCACACCAACGGCGACGGCGATCAGGTGATCACCATCTCGACGGGACGGGTGACGTCGTCGGCCTCGCTGACGGCCATCGGTGCCGTGGCGGCCGAGGCCGCATCGCACGCCATCCTGCGCGGCGTGGAACAGGCCACCGGCCTCGAGGGGTGGCCGGCCGTGCGCGACCTGCGGTAG
- a CDS encoding AI-2E family transporter: MPIASDVLGQPLPFRENRFRRAFLLIFVLGITVVFLGMIRSFLLTILLAAIFAGLAYPLFQRLVGVLRGRRPLAAAATLLVGVIVVAAPLGLVAYMVTTEAIRLSASVRPWIERVSSQPSMLGPVLERMPYGEYFEPYREEILQKAGQWAASAGGFVVSSLSDTTLGTVSALFNFFILLYTVFFLLLDGPDLLQAMRRFLPLREGERDLLLDKFVSVTRATLKGTLVIGLVQGTTAGIAFWVAGVEHASFWGAIMVVLSVIPMLGGALVWVPTCLYLGLTGDWGRAVMLAAFCGLVVGSIDNVLRPRLVGRDTEMHDLMILFSTLGGIMMFGALGFIIGPIIAALFQTSWELFGLAFADNLPSVPAEASVAPVIATTEGEVQVLDPDDVHLSE, encoded by the coding sequence GTGCCCATCGCGTCAGACGTCCTCGGCCAGCCGCTGCCCTTTCGAGAGAACCGGTTCCGCCGCGCCTTCCTGCTGATCTTCGTGCTGGGGATCACGGTCGTGTTCCTCGGCATGATCCGCAGCTTCCTGCTGACGATCCTGCTGGCGGCGATCTTCGCGGGGCTTGCCTATCCGCTGTTCCAGCGGTTGGTCGGCGTCCTTCGCGGCCGACGTCCGCTGGCCGCCGCGGCAACGCTGCTCGTCGGCGTGATCGTCGTCGCGGCGCCGCTGGGGCTCGTGGCCTACATGGTGACCACGGAAGCCATCCGGCTCAGCGCCAGCGTCCGGCCGTGGATCGAGCGCGTCTCGTCGCAGCCGAGCATGCTCGGGCCGGTGCTGGAGCGCATGCCCTACGGGGAGTACTTCGAGCCCTACCGTGAGGAGATCCTGCAGAAGGCAGGGCAGTGGGCGGCCAGCGCGGGCGGGTTCGTGGTGTCGTCGCTCTCGGACACGACACTCGGCACGGTGTCGGCCCTGTTCAACTTCTTCATCCTGCTCTACACCGTGTTCTTCCTCCTGCTTGACGGCCCGGACCTGCTCCAGGCGATGCGCCGGTTCCTGCCGTTGCGCGAGGGCGAGCGAGACCTTCTTCTCGACAAGTTCGTGTCGGTGACGCGCGCCACCCTCAAGGGCACGCTGGTGATCGGCCTGGTCCAGGGGACGACGGCCGGTATCGCCTTCTGGGTGGCTGGCGTCGAGCATGCGTCGTTCTGGGGCGCGATCATGGTCGTGCTGTCGGTGATCCCGATGCTGGGCGGCGCCCTCGTGTGGGTGCCGACCTGCCTGTACCTGGGGCTGACGGGCGACTGGGGACGCGCGGTGATGCTGGCGGCGTTCTGCGGCCTCGTGGTCGGATCGATCGACAACGTGCTCCGCCCGCGGCTGGTCGGTCGTGACACGGAGATGCACGACCTCATGATCCTGTTCTCGACGCTCGGCGGGATCATGATGTTCGGCGCCCTCGGGTTCATCATCGGCCCGATCATCGCGGCGCTGTTCCAGACGTCGTGGGAGCTGTTCGGCCTGGCCTTTGCCGACAATCTGCCGTCGGTGCCCGCCGAAGCCTCCGTCGCGCCCGTGATCGCCACGACGGAAGGCGAGGTGCAGGTGCTCGACCCCGACGACGTGCACCTGTCGGAGTAG
- the arsA gene encoding arsenical pump-driving ATPase — MSPLDALATGATRILFFTGKGGVGKTSVACATAVRLADAGKRVLLVSTDPASNLDEVLGTALDGTPRDVAGVRGLQALNIDPEAAAHAYRERVVGPYRGVLPASAVARIEEQLSGACTLEIAAFDAFTALLAGGGPAATADHVVFDTAPTGHTLRLLALPAAWTGFIDTNTTGTSCLGPLAGLQGRVDAYRRSLDALQDAATTTMVLVTRPDASPVAEAARTSTELRALGIGAQRLVVNGLFRATDPSDALAVALEQRGRASIARLPDALSGLPRLEIALSGIAPMGIDGLRAFGQAQGLPVAPATPDVDADPLDELVESIAATGRGVVFTMGKGGVGKTTIAAAIAVRLADRGHEVHLTTTDPAAHVAATIGEAVPRLHVTRIDPVAETRAYTAEVLATAGAGLDVEGRALLEEDLRSPCTEEIAVFRAFARAVDAGTRGFVVLDTAPTGHTLLLLDAAEAYHREVARASTGTLPEAVGQLLPRLRDPQFSRVLLVTLPEATPVHEAAHLQADLARAGIAPFAWVVNQSLAVTPGVHDPLLRQRAAREVPWIEEVVQRHAPRTACVAMHADAPVGADALRRLAGCGSPVRG, encoded by the coding sequence ATGTCTCCGCTCGACGCGCTGGCGACCGGGGCGACACGCATCCTGTTCTTCACCGGCAAGGGAGGCGTCGGCAAGACGTCGGTGGCGTGCGCCACGGCGGTGCGCCTCGCCGACGCCGGCAAGCGGGTGCTGCTCGTATCCACCGACCCGGCGTCGAACCTCGACGAGGTGCTCGGCACGGCCCTCGACGGCACGCCGCGCGACGTTGCGGGGGTGCGCGGGCTGCAGGCCCTGAACATCGACCCGGAGGCCGCCGCGCACGCCTATCGCGAGCGTGTCGTGGGTCCGTATCGGGGGGTGCTGCCGGCATCGGCGGTGGCCCGGATCGAGGAGCAACTCTCCGGTGCCTGCACGCTGGAGATTGCCGCGTTCGACGCCTTCACGGCCCTGCTGGCCGGTGGCGGGCCGGCAGCGACTGCCGATCACGTGGTCTTCGACACGGCTCCGACCGGACACACCCTCCGGCTGCTGGCCTTGCCGGCCGCGTGGACCGGGTTCATCGACACCAACACCACGGGCACGTCGTGCCTCGGTCCGCTCGCGGGCCTGCAGGGGCGCGTCGACGCCTACCGGCGCAGCCTCGACGCCTTGCAGGACGCCGCGACCACCACCATGGTGCTGGTCACCCGCCCCGACGCCTCACCCGTGGCCGAGGCCGCCCGCACGAGCACCGAGTTGCGCGCCCTGGGCATCGGCGCGCAGAGGCTCGTGGTCAACGGCCTGTTCCGGGCCACCGACCCGAGCGATGCGCTCGCCGTGGCACTCGAGCAACGCGGCCGGGCATCGATCGCGAGGCTGCCCGACGCTCTCAGCGGGCTGCCGCGACTCGAAATCGCGCTGAGCGGCATCGCGCCCATGGGCATCGACGGCCTGCGCGCCTTCGGCCAGGCCCAGGGCCTCCCGGTTGCCCCGGCGACGCCCGACGTGGACGCCGACCCGCTGGACGAACTCGTCGAGTCGATTGCCGCCACCGGACGCGGCGTGGTCTTCACGATGGGCAAGGGCGGGGTGGGCAAGACGACGATTGCCGCGGCGATTGCCGTACGCCTCGCCGATCGCGGGCACGAGGTGCACCTGACGACGACCGATCCCGCCGCACACGTCGCCGCGACGATCGGCGAAGCGGTCCCGCGCCTGCACGTGACGCGGATCGATCCCGTCGCAGAAACGCGCGCCTACACCGCCGAGGTGCTGGCCACCGCCGGCGCCGGACTCGATGTCGAGGGACGCGCCCTGCTCGAGGAGGACCTGCGGTCGCCCTGCACCGAGGAGATCGCGGTGTTTCGCGCCTTCGCGCGCGCCGTCGACGCCGGGACGAGGGGCTTCGTCGTGCTCGACACGGCGCCGACCGGGCACACGTTGCTCCTGCTCGACGCCGCCGAGGCCTACCACCGCGAGGTGGCGCGCGCCAGCACCGGAACGCTGCCAGAGGCCGTTGGCCAGTTGCTGCCCCGACTGCGCGACCCGCAGTTCAGCCGCGTGCTGCTCGTCACGCTGCCCGAGGCGACGCCGGTGCACGAGGCGGCGCACCTGCAGGCCGACCTGGCGCGCGCCGGCATCGCGCCCTTCGCGTGGGTGGTGAACCAGAGCCTCGCCGTCACGCCCGGCGTGCACGACCCGCTGCTTCGCCAACGAGCGGCCCGCGAGGTGCCCTGGATCGAGGAAGTGGTCCAACGGCATGCGCCACGGACGGCCTGTGTCGCGATGCATGCCGACGCGCCGGTGGGGGCCGACGCGCTGCGACGCCTCGCAGGATGCGGCTCGCCCGTGCGCGGCTAG
- the arsD gene encoding arsenite efflux transporter metallochaperone ArsD yields MTRIDVFDPPLCCSSGVCGPSVDPLLAAFAADVQWLGQQGVEVVRHNLAQAPQDFVSTAVVKELLSLEGEACLPVVLVNGEVLQRGAYPRREALARAAGLAPAASTAKPRLKLSMVGNGCTPGSGCC; encoded by the coding sequence ATGACCCGCATCGACGTCTTCGACCCACCTCTCTGCTGCTCGTCCGGCGTCTGTGGGCCGTCGGTGGACCCGTTGCTCGCGGCGTTCGCGGCCGACGTGCAGTGGCTCGGCCAGCAGGGCGTGGAGGTGGTACGTCACAACCTCGCGCAGGCGCCGCAGGACTTCGTCAGCACGGCCGTCGTCAAGGAGCTGCTCTCGCTCGAAGGCGAGGCGTGCCTGCCCGTCGTCCTGGTGAACGGCGAGGTGCTGCAGCGAGGCGCCTATCCGCGACGGGAGGCGCTGGCCCGGGCTGCCGGTCTCGCGCCGGCGGCCTCGACCGCCAAGCCGCGTCTCAAGCTGTCGATGGTCGGCAACGGCTGCACGCCGGGCTCGGGCTGCTGCTGA